Proteins from a single region of Natrinema salifodinae:
- the mutL gene encoding DNA mismatch repair endonuclease MutL — MSEEHTPSEDDTDIRQLDEDTVARIAAGEVVERPASAVKELVENSLDADADRVDVTVEEGGTELIRVADDGRGMSEADVRASVREHTTSKIDGLEDLESGVRTLGFRGEALHTIGSVSRLTICSRPRDGDGAGTELVYEGGDVVTVEPTGCPAGTTVEVADLFYNTPARRKFLKTTATEFAHVNRVVTRYALANPDVAVSLTHDGREVFATTGQGDRQAAVLSVYGREVASSMIPVEADGDDLPPGPLDSVSGLVSHPETNRSSRDYLATYVNGRAVTADAIREGIMGAYGTQLGGDRYPFVTLFLDVPADAVDVNVHPRKREVRFDDDDAVRRQVDAAVESALLDHGLLRSRAPRGRSAPGEARVEPGTGSDRGRGAGVGNGAESPGEPTTLETATDTTDAESPREAADSDGDAGEPTSEAADPDAATGDEPRRSAPTGERRSASAPGESPATTDAASSETSADESDVAANGSATAESRNAPTAGASDATPSASASPDSDDDGTSAAPDRASTANRDVDADADRERKFAPATEQRTLTGEPATGEGSEFDSLPSLRVLGQLHDTYLVCETPDGLVLIDQHAADERVNYERLRDAFADDPTAQALADPVELELTAAEAEAFENYREALSRLGFYADRIDDRTVAVTTVPAVLEETLEPARLRDVLASFIEGDRKTGAETVDALADEFLGDLACYPSITGNTSLTEGSVVDLLSALDDCENPYACPHGRPVIVRFDEDEIEDRFERDYPGHGG; from the coding sequence ATGAGTGAGGAGCACACCCCGTCCGAGGACGACACCGACATCCGCCAGTTAGACGAGGACACCGTCGCCCGCATCGCCGCCGGCGAGGTCGTCGAACGACCAGCCAGCGCAGTGAAGGAACTCGTCGAGAACAGCCTCGATGCCGACGCCGACCGCGTCGACGTGACCGTGGAGGAAGGCGGCACCGAGTTGATTCGGGTCGCCGACGACGGCCGCGGGATGAGCGAGGCGGACGTTCGCGCGTCCGTCCGCGAGCACACGACCAGTAAGATCGACGGTCTCGAGGATCTGGAGTCGGGCGTCCGGACGCTCGGCTTCCGAGGCGAGGCCCTGCACACCATCGGCTCGGTCTCGCGGCTGACCATCTGCTCGCGCCCCCGCGACGGGGACGGCGCGGGCACGGAACTCGTCTACGAGGGCGGCGACGTTGTCACCGTCGAACCGACGGGTTGTCCGGCGGGGACGACCGTCGAGGTCGCGGACCTGTTCTACAACACCCCCGCCCGCCGGAAGTTCCTCAAGACGACGGCGACGGAGTTCGCCCACGTCAACCGCGTCGTCACCCGCTACGCGCTCGCGAACCCGGACGTGGCCGTCTCCCTGACCCACGACGGCCGCGAGGTCTTCGCTACGACCGGCCAGGGCGACCGCCAGGCCGCCGTTCTCTCGGTCTACGGCCGCGAGGTCGCCTCGTCGATGATCCCCGTCGAGGCCGACGGCGACGACCTGCCGCCGGGCCCGCTCGACTCGGTGTCCGGCCTGGTCTCCCATCCCGAGACGAACCGCTCGAGTCGGGACTACCTGGCGACCTACGTTAACGGCCGCGCGGTGACCGCCGACGCGATCCGCGAGGGGATCATGGGCGCCTACGGCACGCAGTTAGGCGGCGACCGCTACCCGTTCGTCACGCTCTTCCTCGACGTGCCGGCCGACGCGGTCGACGTGAACGTCCACCCGCGCAAGCGGGAGGTGCGGTTCGACGACGACGACGCGGTGCGCCGCCAGGTCGACGCCGCCGTGGAGAGCGCCCTGCTCGACCACGGGCTGCTCCGCTCGCGCGCCCCGCGCGGCCGATCGGCGCCGGGCGAAGCGCGCGTCGAACCCGGGACCGGGAGCGATCGCGGCCGCGGGGCCGGGGTCGGAAACGGAGCCGAGTCGCCAGGCGAGCCGACGACGCTCGAGACGGCGACCGACACCACCGATGCCGAATCCCCACGGGAAGCCGCCGACTCGGACGGTGACGCCGGTGAACCCACGTCCGAGGCCGCGGATCCGGACGCCGCGACGGGCGACGAGCCGAGGCGTTCGGCGCCGACGGGCGAGCGTCGCTCCGCGTCCGCGCCTGGCGAGTCTCCCGCGACGACCGACGCGGCCTCGTCGGAGACGAGCGCCGACGAATCCGACGTCGCGGCCAACGGATCGGCGACCGCGGAGTCCCGGAACGCACCGACGGCAGGTGCATCCGACGCGACTCCGTCGGCGTCCGCCTCGCCCGACTCGGACGATGACGGAACGTCCGCGGCGCCGGACCGGGCGTCGACGGCGAACCGGGACGTCGACGCAGACGCCGACCGCGAGCGCAAGTTTGCGCCCGCGACCGAACAGCGGACGCTGACGGGCGAACCCGCGACCGGCGAGGGAAGCGAGTTCGACTCGCTGCCGTCGCTGCGGGTGCTCGGCCAACTGCACGACACGTACCTGGTCTGCGAGACGCCCGACGGGCTCGTCCTGATCGACCAGCACGCGGCCGACGAGCGGGTCAACTACGAGCGCCTGCGAGACGCGTTCGCGGACGATCCGACCGCCCAGGCGCTCGCGGACCCGGTCGAACTCGAGTTAACCGCGGCTGAGGCCGAGGCCTTCGAAAACTACCGAGAGGCGCTCTCACGGCTGGGATTCTACGCCGACCGGATCGACGACCGGACGGTCGCGGTGACGACCGTCCCCGCGGTCCTCGAGGAGACCCTCGAGCCGGCGCGGCTGCGGGACGTCCTCGCCTCCTTCATCGAGGGTGACCGCAAGACCGGCGCGGAGACGGTCGACGCCCTGGCCGACGAGTTCCTCGGGGACCTGGCCTGTTACCCGTCGATCACCGGCAACACGTCGCTGACGGAGGGGTCGGTCGTCGACCTGCTGTCGGCGTTAGACGACTGCGAGAACCCCTACGCCTGTCCGCACGGCCGACCGGTGATCGTCCGCTTCGACGAGGACGAAATCGAGGATCGGTTCGAGCGAGACTATCCCGGCCACGGCGGGTAG